The Chryseobacterium sp. 52 genome includes a region encoding these proteins:
- a CDS encoding DUF4294 domain-containing protein: MNFSKIVCLFIFFFGVSVFGQKDSIVAKPLNQYPAESLKTDEFGNKYYYDERQKMKVYEINGEPVVVLDELVLVNKPRFNNQLDKNYYYFLNKKLNRVYPLFVTALQQYRDIQTDMTDMDSKAKRKFVKERQNMLADQYEKQLRDLTTTEGQVFAKLMNRATGKNVYEIIKEMRGGWSAFWWNVKGKMADIDLKDQYNPHKNRTDEFIESLLQSNWNSGYLQPYPGASDFKARK; the protein is encoded by the coding sequence ATGAATTTTAGTAAGATTGTCTGTCTTTTTATCTTCTTTTTTGGAGTCAGTGTTTTTGGTCAGAAGGATTCTATCGTTGCAAAACCCCTCAATCAATATCCTGCTGAATCTTTAAAAACAGATGAGTTCGGTAATAAATATTATTATGACGAGCGTCAGAAGATGAAGGTTTATGAAATTAACGGCGAGCCTGTAGTAGTGCTGGATGAGCTGGTTCTGGTAAATAAACCCAGGTTTAATAACCAGTTGGATAAAAATTACTACTATTTCCTTAATAAAAAGCTGAACAGAGTCTATCCGCTGTTTGTCACTGCACTTCAGCAGTACAGGGATATTCAGACTGATATGACAGATATGGACAGCAAAGCCAAAAGGAAGTTTGTCAAAGAAAGACAGAATATGCTTGCTGATCAGTATGAAAAACAGCTGAGAGATCTTACAACAACAGAAGGGCAGGTTTTTGCCAAGCTGATGAACAGAGCAACCGGGAAAAACGTCTATGAGATCATTAAAGAAATGAGAGGGGGATGGAGTGCTTTCTGGTGGAATGTAAAAGGGAAGATGGCGGATATTGATCTGAAAGACCAATACAACCCACACAAGAACAGAACAGATGAGTTTATAGAATCTTTGCTTCAATCCAATTGGAATTCCGGCTATTTACAGCCTTATCCAGGAGCTTCCGATTTTAAAGCCCGAAAATAA
- a CDS encoding NUDIX domain-containing protein encodes MIDKINIRVYACAVKDKKVLTLFEEYAGEPLIKFPGGGLEFGEGLLECLHREFDEELNVKIEIVEHFYTQEDFLVSRFRENEQLLTIYYIVNITTEEDFLILDPCIEKTEWMDIDRPDNPFPLPIDRIVFDKLKEKFL; translated from the coding sequence ATGATTGATAAAATCAACATCAGGGTATATGCGTGTGCTGTAAAAGATAAAAAGGTACTGACTCTGTTTGAAGAGTATGCCGGCGAACCCTTAATAAAATTTCCCGGAGGAGGTCTGGAATTCGGTGAAGGGCTTCTGGAATGTCTTCACCGCGAATTTGATGAAGAGCTGAATGTAAAGATAGAGATTGTGGAACATTTTTATACACAGGAAGACTTCCTGGTTTCGCGCTTCAGAGAAAACGAACAGTTGCTTACCATATATTATATAGTAAACATTACTACCGAGGAAGATTTCCTTATCCTTGATCCATGTATTGAAAAAACAGAATGGATGGATATCGACAGACCGGATAATCCTTTTCCTCTTCCTATAGATAGAATTGTCTTCGATAAATTAAAAGAAAAATTCCTGTAA
- a CDS encoding DUF4082 domain-containing protein, with protein sequence MKRLENFFGLRSLSLKSLCLLLTLFAVFSIASCSKDDDEPVPTPIVYAVENPLDKYHENAGFTATTNFINAGDYEFGLAFSPNVKGRISAINVKLPEVNANLKVTIWDYTTKEIVRTEIVNVSSSNTMISKNIAEIMLEKDRKYLITMNSNDWYKKNKPDNTNTVYPITAGNIKFLEYRWGGGATQVYPANVSLNYNGGDLSFNFQQMD encoded by the coding sequence ATGAAACGTTTAGAAAATTTTTTCGGATTGAGATCATTATCTCTAAAAAGCTTATGTCTGTTACTAACTCTATTTGCTGTGTTTTCTATAGCAAGCTGCAGTAAAGACGATGATGAGCCAGTGCCAACGCCAATCGTATATGCGGTAGAAAACCCATTAGATAAATACCATGAAAATGCGGGATTTACAGCAACTACCAACTTTATAAATGCCGGTGATTATGAATTCGGACTGGCATTTTCTCCTAATGTGAAAGGAAGAATAAGTGCAATCAATGTAAAATTACCTGAGGTTAATGCAAATTTAAAAGTAACCATCTGGGATTATACCACCAAAGAAATAGTAAGAACGGAGATTGTGAATGTCTCATCTTCAAATACAATGATCAGTAAAAATATCGCTGAAATTATGTTGGAAAAGGATAGAAAATATCTGATAACAATGAATTCAAATGACTGGTACAAGAAAAATAAACCGGATAATACAAATACCGTATATCCTATTACAGCCGGAAATATCAAATTTTTAGAGTATAGATGGGGAGGCGGTGCCACTCAGGTATACCCTGCCAATGTTTCTTTGAATTATAATGGGGGAGATCTGAGTTTCAATTTTCAACAAATGGACTAA
- a CDS encoding DUF1772 domain-containing protein encodes MTTVFLLITAVLTALIAGLFYAYSCSVVLGLGKLSDSEYLKAMQSINREILNPVFFMSFMGTAILLPVTTFLFRGEQPVFLFLLLASAAYLIGVFGVTVAGNVPLNDMLDKFDINGATIEGIKQMRERFEDRWNLLNNIRTVFSVVSIGLVVCACIWSREMTR; translated from the coding sequence ATGACAACGGTATTTTTACTCATTACTGCCGTGCTTACGGCTTTGATCGCCGGGCTTTTCTATGCCTACTCGTGCTCTGTTGTTCTGGGACTGGGAAAACTTTCGGATTCGGAATATCTGAAAGCTATGCAGAGTATTAACCGCGAGATCCTTAATCCTGTATTTTTTATGAGTTTTATGGGGACTGCAATACTGCTTCCTGTGACTACTTTCTTATTTCGGGGAGAGCAGCCTGTTTTTCTTTTTCTTCTGTTGGCATCTGCAGCTTATCTGATAGGGGTGTTCGGGGTAACAGTAGCCGGGAATGTACCTTTGAATGACATGCTGGACAAGTTTGACATTAATGGGGCAACGATAGAAGGAATTAAGCAAATGCGAGAACGTTTTGAAGACAGATGGAATCTTCTGAATAATATCAGGACTGTATTTTCTGTTGTCAGTATCGGTTTGGTAGTCTGTGCATGTATTTGGAGCAGGGAGATGACACGTTAA
- the mnmD gene encoding tRNA (5-methylaminomethyl-2-thiouridine)(34)-methyltransferase MnmD has product MKREIKTTNDGSKTLFINDLNENYHSHHGALQEAEHVFIKNGLNQLNDCEINILELGFGTGLNVLVTINEYLKTDKNHVINYFSLEKYPINESEINDLAYFEHFDNPEFKNIYQKIHQADWGKSSEIVTGFNLKKIECDFFDLKTIDLPKINLVYYDCFGARVQPDLWEKPLFEMVSDKMSVNGLLTTYSSKGSVRRILQELHFKVEKKQGPPGKREMINAVKQESE; this is encoded by the coding sequence TTGAAAAGAGAGATTAAGACCACAAACGACGGAAGTAAAACATTGTTTATCAATGATTTAAATGAAAACTACCATTCTCATCATGGGGCGCTCCAGGAAGCAGAACATGTGTTTATTAAAAATGGATTAAATCAACTTAATGATTGTGAAATTAATATTTTAGAACTCGGTTTTGGAACAGGTTTGAATGTTTTGGTGACAATTAATGAATATTTAAAAACTGACAAAAATCATGTCATCAACTATTTTTCGCTTGAAAAATACCCCATAAATGAATCTGAAATTAATGATCTGGCCTACTTTGAGCATTTTGATAACCCAGAATTTAAAAATATTTATCAGAAAATTCATCAGGCAGACTGGGGGAAATCGTCTGAAATCGTTACAGGCTTTAACTTAAAAAAGATTGAATGCGACTTTTTTGACCTGAAAACCATAGACTTACCAAAAATCAACCTTGTTTATTACGACTGCTTCGGAGCAAGAGTACAACCTGACTTATGGGAAAAACCGCTATTTGAAATGGTTTCCGACAAAATGTCCGTTAACGGATTATTAACAACCTACTCTTCTAAAGGTAGCGTTAGGCGGATTCTTCAGGAGCTTCATTTTAAAGTAGAGAAAAAGCAGGGTCCTCCCGGAAAGAGAGAAATGATTAATGCTGTTAAACAGGAAAGTGAGTAA
- a CDS encoding M42 family peptidase — MKFEKKSLKFLEKYLNISSPTGYEHKGQEIWMDYIRPYVDKIEVDHYGTCYGIINPEAEFKVVIEAHADEISWYVNYITDDGLIYVIRNGGSDQTIAPSKVVHIHGENGIVKGVFGWPAIHTRTNQNEPTPKIENIFIDCGAISKKEVEEMGIYVGCMITYPDEFFEMNDRYFVCRALDNRIGGFMIAEVARLLKENKKTIPFGLYITNSVQEEVGLYGADMIADTIKPNIAIVTDVTHDTTTPMIEKKKEGDQKCGDGPVVFFAPSIHHTIRELIIDTAKTKKIPYQRAAASRATGTDTDAFAHSNGGVPSALISLPLRYMHTTVEMVSKEDVGNVIKLIYETLLKIKPEMKLKYH, encoded by the coding sequence ATGAAATTTGAAAAGAAATCTTTGAAATTTTTAGAGAAATATTTAAACATCTCTTCTCCAACAGGTTACGAACACAAGGGACAGGAGATCTGGATGGACTACATCAGACCTTACGTAGACAAAATAGAAGTAGATCATTATGGAACCTGCTATGGCATAATTAATCCGGAGGCGGAATTTAAAGTAGTGATTGAAGCTCATGCTGATGAAATCTCATGGTACGTTAATTACATCACGGATGACGGATTGATTTATGTAATCAGAAACGGAGGTTCAGATCAGACTATTGCTCCTTCAAAAGTTGTTCATATTCATGGTGAAAACGGAATTGTAAAAGGGGTATTCGGATGGCCAGCCATTCATACCAGAACCAATCAGAATGAACCTACTCCGAAAATTGAGAATATATTCATCGACTGCGGGGCTATTTCAAAGAAAGAAGTTGAGGAAATGGGAATTTATGTAGGATGCATGATCACCTACCCGGATGAATTCTTTGAAATGAATGACCGATATTTTGTCTGCAGAGCATTAGATAACAGAATCGGAGGCTTTATGATCGCGGAAGTAGCAAGACTTTTAAAAGAAAATAAAAAAACAATTCCTTTCGGGTTGTATATCACGAATTCTGTACAGGAAGAAGTAGGTTTATATGGTGCCGATATGATTGCTGACACCATCAAACCCAATATCGCCATTGTAACAGATGTTACCCATGACACCACAACTCCAATGATTGAAAAGAAGAAAGAGGGTGATCAGAAATGTGGTGACGGACCTGTAGTTTTCTTTGCTCCAAGCATTCATCATACAATCAGAGAACTGATCATAGACACTGCAAAAACTAAAAAAATCCCTTATCAAAGAGCTGCAGCAAGCAGAGCTACAGGAACAGACACTGATGCATTCGCCCACTCCAATGGCGGCGTACCGAGTGCATTAATTTCCCTACCTTTGCGCTACATGCATACAACGGTAGAAATGGTTTCTAAAGAAGACGTAGGTAACGTAATCAAACTGATCTACGAGACACTTCTGAAGATCAAACCGGAGATGAAACTGAAGTATCATTAA
- a CDS encoding FKBP-type peptidyl-prolyl cis-trans isomerase yields MKKILFISAVSLLSCNRSAPTAHPPVGGVLSQKDLDVSKERMRNLNTIERGQIQDWISGQPVKYYPTQLNYWVTVEGFDKRTRRADDTPISYSYDLYDFDETKIYDKPFERREARFGHFDELKAVENALRFMHDGEEVTLLVPSSLAYGTFGDEKNIDNDIPLIIKLKAL; encoded by the coding sequence ATGAAAAAAATACTCTTCATATCAGCGGTAAGTCTGTTAAGCTGCAACCGCAGCGCACCCACGGCACATCCTCCGGTTGGCGGAGTATTGAGCCAGAAAGATCTGGATGTTTCCAAGGAAAGGATGAGGAATCTGAATACGATAGAAAGAGGTCAGATTCAGGACTGGATCAGCGGGCAGCCTGTGAAATACTATCCTACACAGCTTAATTACTGGGTTACTGTTGAAGGTTTTGATAAGAGAACAAGAAGGGCGGATGATACACCGATTTCTTATTCTTATGATCTTTACGATTTTGATGAGACCAAGATCTATGACAAACCTTTTGAAAGAAGAGAGGCCAGATTCGGGCATTTTGATGAACTGAAAGCGGTAGAGAATGCTTTGCGTTTTATGCATGATGGAGAAGAAGTAACGCTTTTAGTACCCTCTTCACTGGCCTACGGAACCTTTGGAGACGAAAAGAATATAGACAACGATATCCCATTAATCATAAAATTAAAAGCTCTATAA
- a CDS encoding DUF692 family multinuclear iron-containing protein produces the protein MKKPLLGLSMMPEADFVSAILPILQNNAVEVLEWSFDTFYDLEEPEWLSGLLDFYAENNRLLGHGVYYSLFDARWTVRQDEWLKKLKKEVNQRKYNHITEHFGFMNTENFHQGVPLPVPLVSKTLQIGKDRLRRLQDAVEIPVGVENLAFSFSVDDVKEQGEFLNRLVEDIDGFLILDLHNIYCQSCNFEIDMQEIIRWYPLEKVKEIHLSGGSWQESAYGKKPVRRDTHDDRIPEEILNILPGVLSQCHHLEYTIIERLGHTLKTEEEKQTFLDDFKQVKEIIETSECFTGEEKKWNKTEEVYSEPVEDHLLYDEQTKLTKLLFDSNGVASVKEQEFHYFKPENWDEEMITTAQQIIRKWNPY, from the coding sequence ATGAAAAAGCCGTTATTGGGTTTATCAATGATGCCGGAAGCAGACTTTGTTTCCGCAATACTTCCCATTTTGCAAAATAATGCTGTGGAGGTATTGGAATGGTCTTTTGATACCTTTTATGATTTGGAAGAACCGGAATGGCTTTCCGGGCTTCTTGACTTTTATGCAGAAAACAACAGGCTTTTGGGGCATGGTGTTTACTATTCTCTTTTTGATGCCAGATGGACTGTAAGGCAGGATGAATGGTTAAAGAAATTAAAAAAAGAAGTCAACCAAAGAAAATACAATCATATTACCGAACATTTCGGTTTTATGAATACTGAAAATTTTCATCAGGGAGTTCCGTTGCCGGTTCCGCTCGTTTCCAAAACCCTGCAAATTGGAAAAGACAGACTCAGGAGGCTTCAGGATGCTGTGGAAATACCTGTTGGTGTAGAAAATCTTGCTTTTTCGTTTTCTGTAGATGATGTGAAGGAGCAGGGTGAGTTTCTGAACAGGCTTGTAGAAGATATTGACGGTTTTCTTATCCTGGATCTCCATAATATCTATTGTCAGTCCTGTAATTTTGAGATAGATATGCAGGAAATTATCAGATGGTATCCCTTGGAAAAGGTAAAAGAGATTCATTTGTCAGGCGGAAGCTGGCAGGAGAGCGCTTATGGTAAAAAGCCTGTAAGAAGAGATACCCATGATGACCGGATTCCTGAGGAAATATTGAATATACTTCCGGGAGTTTTATCCCAGTGTCATCATCTTGAATATACTATTATTGAAAGGCTGGGGCATACATTAAAGACAGAGGAAGAAAAGCAGACTTTCCTGGATGATTTTAAACAGGTTAAAGAAATTATTGAAACTTCGGAATGTTTTACTGGAGAGGAAAAGAAATGGAATAAAACGGAAGAAGTATATTCAGAGCCTGTGGAAGATCACTTGTTGTATGATGAGCAGACGAAACTGACAAAGCTTCTGTTTGACAGCAATGGAGTAGCGTCTGTTAAAGAGCAGGAGTTTCATTATTTCAAACCGGAAAACTGGGATGAGGAAATGATCACTACAGCACAGCAGATCATCAGAAAATGGAATCCTTACTAG
- a CDS encoding branched-chain amino acid aminotransferase produces MIIQKTENSRLSEFDPNNFSFGSTFIDHMVICEYENGKWGDVKLVPYGPIPFTPAMMGVNYGQACFEGMKAYKDKDGQVFLFRPEKNFERINKSATRLAMPEVTEEMFLDGLKALVDVDRNWIPQGEGMSLYIRPLIFATEEALKARVANKYMFAIVATPAKSYYSEPVSVKISDHYSRAANGGVGSAKAAGNYAASFYPTQLAIEEGYEQIIWTDDATHEYFEESGTMNVFVRINDTIYTPPTSEKILDGVTRDSFIQLAKKRGIEVKIEPVAVKTVVEAQKNGTLKEVWGVGTAVVTTVFQALGYEGVKLELPRLSDEESYAAILKKDLTDLQNNLSEDSFGWRVVVEKDVLETV; encoded by the coding sequence ATGATAATTCAAAAAACTGAAAACTCCAGACTTTCGGAATTCGATCCGAACAATTTTTCATTTGGAAGTACTTTTATTGACCATATGGTGATATGTGAGTATGAAAATGGAAAATGGGGTGATGTAAAATTGGTTCCTTATGGTCCTATACCATTTACACCAGCCATGATGGGTGTAAACTACGGACAAGCTTGTTTTGAAGGTATGAAAGCTTATAAAGACAAAGACGGGCAGGTTTTCCTTTTCAGGCCAGAAAAGAATTTTGAGCGTATCAACAAATCAGCGACTCGTCTGGCTATGCCTGAAGTAACTGAGGAAATGTTTTTAGACGGATTAAAAGCATTGGTGGACGTAGACAGAAACTGGATTCCACAGGGGGAAGGAATGTCATTATATATAAGACCATTGATTTTTGCTACGGAGGAAGCTTTGAAAGCAAGAGTTGCCAATAAATATATGTTTGCTATCGTTGCTACACCAGCGAAAAGTTATTATTCAGAACCGGTTTCTGTAAAAATTTCAGATCATTATTCAAGAGCTGCCAACGGAGGAGTAGGTTCAGCAAAAGCAGCAGGTAACTATGCCGCTTCTTTCTATCCTACACAGCTTGCTATCGAAGAAGGATACGAGCAGATTATCTGGACGGATGATGCTACTCACGAATATTTTGAAGAAAGTGGAACAATGAACGTATTCGTAAGAATTAACGATACGATCTATACGCCACCTACCTCTGAAAAAATCCTTGACGGAGTAACAAGAGACAGCTTCATCCAACTTGCCAAGAAAAGAGGAATTGAAGTAAAAATAGAGCCTGTAGCAGTGAAAACTGTTGTGGAAGCTCAGAAAAACGGAACGTTGAAAGAAGTTTGGGGAGTAGGAACAGCAGTAGTAACTACTGTATTCCAGGCTTTAGGATATGAGGGCGTAAAACTTGAACTTCCAAGATTGTCAGATGAGGAAAGCTATGCAGCTATCCTTAAAAAAGACCTGACAGATCTTCAGAACAATCTGAGTGAAGATTCTTTCGGATGGAGAGTAGTTGTTGAAAAAGACGTTTTGGAAACTGTTTAA
- a CDS encoding peptidylprolyl isomerase, with product MNVDKETYEGLNDGLYANLQTSKGNLIVKFEDKKAPVTVANFIGLAEGKIDNKAKAKGVPFYDGTIFHRVIKDFMIQGGDPQGTGMGDPGYKFEDEKNDLKHTEKGTLSMANSGPNTNGSQFFITEVATPWLDGRHTIFGKVVKGNDVIDAIANVEKGAQDKPKTDIVLEKVSVFGKGDAYKNYDAAKTFTEGKAKIAENNKAYIAKEEADKKKKEEEFKANQDKMVEDLKAGMQKTESGLYYKITKTVAGAKAPKSGDNVSVHYAGKLIDGTEFDSSFKRNEPIDIPIGMGRVIKGWDEGILLLKEGETATLLIPPAMAYGERGAGGVIPPNAWLIFDVELVKVQ from the coding sequence ATGAACGTAGACAAAGAAACTTACGAAGGTCTTAATGACGGACTTTATGCAAACCTTCAGACTTCTAAAGGAAACCTGATTGTGAAGTTCGAAGACAAAAAAGCACCAGTAACTGTAGCCAATTTTATCGGTCTTGCAGAAGGGAAAATAGATAACAAAGCGAAGGCTAAAGGAGTTCCTTTTTATGACGGAACTATTTTCCACAGAGTGATCAAAGATTTCATGATCCAGGGAGGTGATCCTCAGGGAACTGGAATGGGAGATCCGGGATATAAATTCGAGGACGAGAAAAACGACCTTAAGCATACAGAAAAAGGAACACTTTCTATGGCGAATTCTGGTCCTAATACCAATGGTTCTCAGTTCTTCATCACTGAAGTAGCTACGCCTTGGTTAGACGGAAGACATACGATCTTTGGAAAAGTTGTAAAAGGTAATGATGTAATTGATGCCATCGCTAATGTAGAGAAAGGAGCTCAGGACAAGCCTAAAACAGATATCGTTTTAGAAAAGGTTTCTGTTTTTGGAAAAGGTGATGCATACAAAAACTACGATGCAGCAAAAACTTTTACAGAAGGAAAAGCTAAAATCGCAGAAAACAATAAAGCTTACATCGCTAAAGAAGAAGCTGACAAAAAGAAAAAAGAAGAGGAGTTCAAAGCAAACCAGGATAAAATGGTTGAAGACCTTAAAGCTGGAATGCAGAAAACTGAATCCGGATTATACTACAAGATTACAAAAACAGTAGCAGGAGCAAAAGCCCCTAAATCTGGTGACAATGTATCTGTACACTATGCAGGTAAATTAATCGACGGTACAGAATTCGATTCTTCATTCAAAAGAAACGAGCCAATTGACATTCCAATCGGAATGGGAAGAGTAATCAAAGGATGGGATGAAGGTATCCTATTGCTTAAAGAAGGTGAAACTGCTACATTATTAATCCCACCAGCAATGGCTTACGGAGAAAGAGGAGCAGGAGGAGTTATCCCACCAAACGCCTGGTTGATTTTCGATGTTGAGCTTGTGAAAGTACAGTAA
- the rpe gene encoding ribulose-phosphate 3-epimerase: MKTKLIAPSLLSADFGNLQRDIEMLNNSQADWLHIDVMDGRFVPNISFGFPVMKTVQQHAKKFVDVHLMIVEPDKYVDEFINHGADLISIHYEACTHLHRTIHHIQSRGAKAGVVLNPSTPVLMLEDIIADVDLVLLMSVNPGFGGQKFIENTYKKIAETKDLILSNNSTALIEIDGGVNLENASKLFEAGADVLVAGNAVFSAESPERTIELLKI; encoded by the coding sequence ATGAAAACGAAGCTTATTGCTCCTTCCCTTTTATCCGCAGACTTTGGGAATCTGCAAAGAGACATTGAAATGCTGAACAACTCCCAGGCAGACTGGCTTCATATCGATGTGATGGATGGGAGATTTGTACCCAACATTTCATTTGGCTTTCCTGTCATGAAAACCGTACAGCAACATGCTAAGAAATTTGTAGACGTTCACCTGATGATCGTAGAACCTGACAAGTATGTGGATGAATTCATCAATCATGGTGCAGATCTGATTTCTATACATTATGAAGCGTGTACCCATCTTCACAGAACCATTCATCATATCCAAAGCAGAGGCGCAAAAGCGGGTGTTGTTCTGAATCCTTCCACTCCGGTGCTGATGCTTGAAGATATTATTGCTGATGTAGATCTTGTCCTTTTAATGAGTGTAAACCCAGGATTCGGGGGACAAAAGTTCATTGAAAACACCTACAAAAAGATTGCCGAGACGAAAGATCTTATCTTAAGCAATAACTCAACAGCCTTGATTGAAATTGACGGTGGCGTTAACCTTGAAAATGCTTCCAAATTATTCGAAGCAGGAGCAGATGTTCTTGTTGCCGGAAATGCAGTTTTCTCTGCAGAAAGCCCGGAAAGAACAATTGAGCTTTTAAAAATCTAA
- a CDS encoding spondin domain-containing protein, producing MQFVKFRLPLGLLSLISVLAVSSCSKDDDVEQAGNDAATITVENVIESKALTQSGTFQNAGSSPLINPGETASFTFYAGKGQAISFAAMYGNSYDLFFAPANPGIKLYQDNGDPVTGNVSSQIRLWDNGTRINQTTGPLVPPGVAENPVKNVSEIALGVPASQLLKAELTHEGGTKFTLKLTNTSGGTANETPISAGVWAVSQSSGSVLLKEDPIFSPGKPSANGLTDLAETGKTTTLTQYLTGITGPNSPFSPVLVVVYSGNDNPIFKTGENDRGQGLKELAQQGNADILANFLKTQSGVKQVYVLKDPVTNSLQPRINGNNGGKASQAISARKGDRIAIATMYGQSNDWFAATTNNGVDAGTRGDISSIMGLFDNGTLESSFPGAHIGSKPAQAESQPVQQLANPNQFNTLPSLPQMIKVTIQ from the coding sequence ATGCAATTTGTAAAGTTCAGATTACCTCTTGGTCTGCTTTCTCTGATCAGCGTTTTAGCTGTTTCATCATGTAGTAAGGATGATGATGTAGAGCAGGCGGGAAATGATGCAGCCACAATAACGGTAGAAAATGTGATTGAAAGTAAGGCTCTCACCCAGTCCGGGACTTTCCAGAATGCAGGATCGTCGCCTCTCATTAATCCGGGAGAAACGGCGTCTTTTACATTTTATGCAGGAAAAGGGCAGGCGATAAGCTTTGCTGCCATGTATGGAAATAGCTATGATCTTTTTTTTGCTCCCGCCAATCCGGGGATAAAACTATATCAGGATAACGGAGACCCGGTAACCGGAAATGTGTCTTCACAGATCAGGCTCTGGGATAACGGAACACGTATCAATCAAACTACTGGTCCTCTTGTTCCTCCGGGTGTAGCAGAAAACCCTGTAAAGAATGTTTCTGAAATTGCATTAGGTGTTCCTGCTTCACAACTGCTGAAAGCTGAACTGACTCATGAAGGAGGAACCAAGTTCACTTTAAAATTAACCAATACTTCCGGTGGTACAGCCAATGAAACACCTATCAGCGCAGGGGTATGGGCCGTTTCACAGAGTTCAGGATCGGTACTTTTAAAAGAAGATCCTATCTTTAGTCCGGGAAAACCATCAGCCAACGGACTGACAGATCTCGCTGAAACCGGAAAAACAACAACTTTAACCCAGTATCTTACCGGCATTACAGGCCCAAATTCTCCTTTTTCACCTGTTTTGGTGGTTGTATACAGTGGTAATGATAATCCCATTTTTAAAACAGGGGAAAATGACCGCGGACAGGGATTAAAAGAACTTGCTCAACAGGGGAATGCAGATATTCTGGCCAATTTTCTTAAAACTCAATCAGGCGTAAAACAGGTATATGTGCTTAAAGATCCGGTAACAAATAGCTTACAGCCCAGAATAAACGGAAACAACGGTGGTAAAGCTTCACAGGCTATCTCTGCACGTAAAGGAGACCGTATTGCGATTGCAACGATGTACGGACAGTCCAATGACTGGTTTGCAGCGACTACCAATAATGGGGTAGATGCCGGAACAAGAGGTGATATTTCCTCAATTATGGGTCTCTTTGACAATGGAACTCTGGAGAGTTCTTTTCCGGGAGCACATATCGGATCTAAGCCGGCGCAGGCTGAAAGCCAGCCGGTACAGCAACTTGCTAATCCTAATCAGTTCAATACGCTTCCTTCACTGCCACAGATGATCAAAGTAACGATTCAGTAG